CAAACCAGCAGCAGAAATAACCTCGATGATTTCCTGGAGTTCCAAGGCATCTTCATGTAGTTCCCTTTCAATAGCAAGCCTCCTTTGAACCACATATTTCCATCTCTGAGCAGAGTCTGGAAAATGAAAGGACACATTGTCCACAGGAGCATcaggaacattttgaggaattttCTTACCTTTCATCCGTTTTCTGGCAGTGGTTGAGATGTCTGGGACATCTGGCTCGACATCAACCTCGGAGTCCGGATCAGACACATGTCTTCTTTTCTTTCCAGTAGAAGGTTTTGACTTCTTGTATTTCTTTGTCTCTTTCCCTGATTTTGGAATATGAGAACTTCTGGAAGTCTTTGGTGTCTTAGCAGCAGATCCTTCGTTCTTCTGCTTCGTTATGTCTGCAACCATCTTCTTGACACCACTAACAGGAACATGGGCCTTTTTGATGAGCAATTCTCCATCAGAGTCTTCATCAGCAGATGCAATCACCTTCTTTTCCTTACCCTTTTTGGTGGATAAAGTAGGGGTTTTCTGAAAAGGAACCTCCTTAGAGGAAGAAACTTCATGTGCAGAGGTTTCATTCTCATCGTGCTCCTTTTGACTCAAAGCATGAGACTTGACACTAGAACTAGAGGGAGCGGATTGATGTGTCAGTTCAACATCTGGTGCAACATTTGCAGCAGTAGCTACATTTGCAAGTTTCTCAAGAGCCTCATTATCTTCTTGATTCACAGCTTCTGGAAGATTGGGATtttgatcatcctcatcatcagaaaTATTTTGTATCCCCAAATTCTTACTGGGTCCTCTCTTAGGAGCCACATGCTTGATACGAAGGCTTCTTCTTCGTGGTTTGGCTGACCTAGTTGGAGCATGGGTAGCACTTGCAGCTTTATGGGGAACCCCAGAGGGATTTGAAGAAGATGCAGTGGCACCCACAATCTTTACATTGTGTTCTGGGGTGATGATCTTTGaactttccttcttcttcttgcaaAAATCATGAGTCATAGTGAAGTGATCTGTAGAGAAAACTGAAAAATAACCGTTGAAggttagagagagaaagcaGGCACACTTTTGGATAACACACTGAAAGGGATTGAGGAATCCCAATATGCGATCATGGGCAGTTATATAATGAACAATATAGTTGTTGCCCGTGACAAGTGTCATTAACTGCTACAAGTCAGTTAGGACACAAATCCCTAACTTTCCTCctaatttctcaaattttgccgCATCCAATACTTTTGTAAAATGTTTGCTAACTGCAAATCAATTTCCACATGTTCAAGAGTGATAATCTTTTCTTCCACCAattctctaatgaaatgatgacgAATATCAATGTGTTTTGTTCTACTATGCTGGATTGGATTTTCGGAAATGTTGATAGCACTCAGGTTGTCACAgaacaatgtcatgacatcttgttTGACATCATATTCCTTCAACATttgtttcatccacatcaattggGTGCAACCACTCCCAGCCGCAATGTACTCTGCCTCAGCTGTAGACAAGGAAACATAGTTTTGCTTTTTGCTGAACCAAGAAATGAGATTATTTCCCAAGAAGAAACACCCCCCTAAGGTGCTTTTCCTGTCATCTGCAtttcctgcccaatctgcatcacaataacctatCAACTTAGGAACAGTGTTGTGAGCATAAAAGATACCATAGTCAATAGTTCCACCGATGTACTTGATGATCCTCTTGACTTGTAGAAGATTACTTTCCTTAGGTGCAGCTTGATACCTAGCACAAACCCCAACTGAGAAGGCaatgtcaggtctgctagcaATGAGATATAGcaaacttccaatcatgcttctgtataagctttgatcaacatctacTCCATTCTCATCCTTGGTCAATTTGACATGAGTTGctgcaggagttctcttgtgtgTTGCATTATCAAGATCAAATTTTTTAACCAATtccttagcatacttactctaaGAAATGAACATAGAGTCCTCCATCTGTTTCACTTgcaagcctagaaagtagtttagTTCACCTACCATgctcatctcaaactcagatttcatttgtttgaCAAAATGTTCTACCATCTGGTctgacattcctccaaagacaatgtcatcaacatatatctgcGCAAtcatcaattttcctttgacaCTCTTTACAAATAAGGTCTTATCAATTCCACCTTTGTTATAACCATTGCTAGTTAGGAATTCAGtaagcctttcataccaagctcttggtgcctgttttaatccatacaGTGCCTTTCTCAACTTGTAAACATGTTCTGGATAAGTTGAGTCAGTGAAGCCTTTTGGCtgttcaacatagacttcttcattcgAATAACCATTCAAGAAagcacttttaacatccatttgaaACAATCGGAACTTCAGAAGACATGCCACTCCCAGCAGAAGTCTGATGGATTCTAATCTAGCAATTGGTGCAAAAGTTTCATCAAAGTCCACTCCTTCAATCTGGGTATACCCTTGAGCTACTAGCCTGGCCTTGTTTCTCGTGACATTGCCACTTTCATCAGACTTGTTCCTGAAAACCCACTTGGTACCTATAACATTTACACCATCTAGTCTAGGCACTAGATGCCACACATCATTTCTTTTAAATTGAGCCAATTCTTcctgcatagcatttatccagtattcatctgtGAGGGCTTCCTTGACATTTTTGGGTTCAATTTTGGAGATGAAACAACCATTTTCAATGATTTCTCTGGACCTTGTAGTTACCCCTGTGTTAGGTTATCCTATGATGTTTTCTTTAGGATGAATCTTCTGAATTATGATAGAAGGTCCTTTGTTTTGTGGTGATATGctttcattttcatcttcagattcACTGTCTGATGCTATGTCAGTGACATGTGGTCTGACAACGGACTGAGGTGGAAGATCTTCTTCAATATCCTGCGTAACTTCAGTTTCTTCCAATTTATCATCAACCACTACATTCATGGATTCCATCATTGTCTTGGTGCGAGAGTTGTATACTCTATGTAATGCCATAAACTCATTTTATACTATTCAAGTGAGAGattgaataaaaatgaaggttttgacaaggtttgagttttgacagattctGGCTGTCAccttgtgcgaatttttagaggcTCTTCAcaacctcatttgggaaaactttctTCATGAGAGtagtagccctttaagttaagaaaattctccaagtggtttcaggtcattccgataTCGGTAGCGCGAGATATCGAAGTtttggctgtacagtgccagcggattaattggttaat
This is a stretch of genomic DNA from Lotus japonicus ecotype B-129 chromosome 1, LjGifu_v1.2. It encodes these proteins:
- the LOC130739190 gene encoding uncharacterized protein LOC130739190, with translation MTHDFCKKKKESSKIITPEHNVKIVGATASSSNPSGVPHKAASATHAPTRSAKPRRRSLRIKHVAPKRGPSKNLGIQNISDDEDDQNPNLPEAVNQEDNEALEKLANVATAANVAPDVELTHQSAPSSSSVKSHALSQKEHDENETSAHEVSSSKEVPFQKTPTLSTKKGKEKKVIASADEDSDGELLIKKAHVPVSGVKKMVADITKQKNEGSAAKTPKTSRSSHIPKSGKETKKYKKSKPSTGKKRRHVSDPDSEVDVEPDVPDISTTARKRMKGKKIPQNVPDAPVDNVSFHFPDSAQRWKYVVQRRLAIERELHEDALELQEIIEVISAAGLMKTVKDLGRCFDKLVREFIVNIPTDCDDDFSAEYRKVFVRGKCINFSPEVINEFLGRSHVAVAQGEPDLNRVATTLTGKLVRKWPKKGLLPSGRLTAKYAVLYKIGTANWMATNHLSGLTPPLARMLYLVGTGGEFDFGKLVFEQTLKHVGSYVVKLPILFPCLLTEIIAYQQPTIVRADESQGKKPLPLNKGSASASGTKTVGSSKEDILAELKAVSKYLGDTIQACKVRNFNVDQLIKTMSDVATAAAEEESEEEEAEVCIILEYGADDFCG